Proteins from a genomic interval of Oreochromis aureus strain Israel breed Guangdong linkage group 6, ZZ_aureus, whole genome shotgun sequence:
- the ucp1 gene encoding mitochondrial brown fat uncoupling protein 1: MVGLKPSDIPPPLGVKMASAGAAACIADMVTFPLDTAKVRLQIQGEKKAVGGIRYRGVFGTISTMIRTEGPKSLYNGLVAGLQRQLCFASVRIGLYDNVKNFYTGGKDNPSVLVRILAGCTTGAMAVSFAQPTDVVKVRFQAQMNLDGVARRYSSTMQAYRHIFQHEGMRGLWKGTLPNITRNALVNCTELVTYDLIKEAILRHKLLSDNLPCHFVSAFGAGFVTTVIASPVDVVKTRYMNSPPGQYKSAINCAWTMLTKEGPTAFYKGFVPSFLRLGSWNIVMFVSFEQIKRAMMVTKQRIEVVN; this comes from the exons ATGGTAGGACTTAAACCCTCAGACATTCCTCCTCCTTTGGGTGTGAAGATGGCGAGTGCTGGAGCAGCAGCCTGTATAGCCGATATGGTCACATTCCCTCTGGACACGGCCAAAGTCAGACTACAG ATTCAAGGAGAGAAGAAGGCAGTGGGGGGCATCCGATACAGAGGGGTGTTTGGGACCATCAGCACCATGATCCGAACAGAAGGGCCCAAGTCTCTGTACAATGGTCTGGTGGCTGGGCTGCAGAGACAGCTGTGCTTTGCCTCCGTCAGAATCGGCCTCTATGACAACGTTAAAAATTTCTACACTGGTGGCAAAGACA ACCCTAGTGTACTGGTACGTATCCTGGCTGGCTGCACCACAGGTGCCATGGCGGTGTCCTTTGCGCAGCCCACCGACGTGGTCAAGGTTCGATTCCAAGCCCAGATGAATCTGGACGGAGTGGCCCGCCGCTACAGCAGCACCATGCAGGCTTACAGACACATCTTCCAACACGAGGGCATGCGTGGGCTCTGGAAAG GAACATTACCCAACATCACAAGAAACGCCCTGGTAAACTGCACAGAGCTGGTTACATACGACCTGATAAAGGAGGCCATCCTTAGACACAAGCTGTTGTCAG ACAATCTGCCGTGCCACTTTGTCTCTGCGTTTGGCGCCGGCTTCGTTACCACAGTGATTGCCTCCCCGGTAGACGTGGTAAAGACCAGATACATGAACTCACCGCCGGGCCAGTATAAGAGCGCCATTAACTGTGCCTGGACCATGTTAACTAAAGAGGGGCCAACAGCATTCTACAAAGG ATTCGTGCCCTCGTTCCTGAGGTTGGGATCGTGGAACATCGTGATGTTCGTCTCCTTCGAACAAATCAAAAGAGCCATGATGGTCACAAAGCAGAGGATCGAAGTGGTTAACTGA